A part of Thermodesulfobacteriota bacterium genomic DNA contains:
- the aspS gene encoding aspartate--tRNA ligase, with product MFDSLAGLRRSHSCNDLRAGHAGAQVVLMGWVLRRRDHGGVIFIDLRDRWGLTQVVLNPERSPAAHAQAHRLRSEWVIAVRGTVCPRPAGMENPNLATGAVEVMVDDLRTLNSSLTPPFPLDEEVEISESLRLRYRYLDLRRPQSAAPLILRHRTAQTIRRFLDGHDFLEIETPVLTRSTPEGARDYLVPSRVNPGRFYALPQSPQLFKQLLMCAGLERYYQIVKCFRDEDLRADRQPEFTQVDMELSFVDEAEIQGLIEGMLQALFREVLGRELAAPFPSLTYGEAMARFGVDKPDLRFGLELVDLTAIVTDCQLTVFRNAVAAGGLVKAINAKGAAHLSRKDLDDLTAFVAPFGAKGLAWVKVKEGGDWQSPIAKFFTEEERTGMAAALGMAPGDLVLFVADQPKVVHQALAELRLELARRLDLVDRGAFSFLWVTDFPMLEYDGDEKRWVAVHHPFTAPRDEDLSLLASDPGAVRSRAYDLVLNGYEVGGGSIRIHRKDLQEQVFTALGIGAEEAAGKFGFLLNALELGAPPHGGIALGLDRLMMLLAGKESIRDVIAFPKTQKATCPLTEAPAAVARRQLTELSLRPDWE from the coding sequence ATGTTCGATTCCCTGGCTGGGCTCAGGCGGAGCCATTCCTGCAACGACCTCCGGGCCGGGCACGCCGGCGCCCAGGTGGTGCTCATGGGCTGGGTGCTGCGCCGCCGGGACCATGGCGGTGTCATCTTCATCGATCTCCGGGACCGCTGGGGGCTGACCCAGGTGGTGCTCAACCCGGAGCGCAGCCCCGCGGCCCACGCTCAGGCCCACCGCCTGCGCAGCGAGTGGGTGATCGCTGTCCGGGGCACGGTTTGCCCGCGGCCGGCCGGCATGGAGAACCCGAATCTGGCCACCGGCGCCGTGGAGGTGATGGTGGATGATCTCCGTACCCTGAACAGCTCTCTGACTCCGCCCTTTCCCCTGGACGAGGAGGTCGAGATCTCGGAGAGCCTGCGGCTGCGGTACCGCTACCTGGACCTGCGGCGGCCGCAGAGCGCCGCGCCGTTGATCCTCCGCCACCGCACCGCCCAGACCATCCGCCGCTTCCTGGATGGCCACGACTTCCTGGAGATCGAAACCCCGGTCCTCACCCGCAGCACCCCGGAAGGGGCTCGGGACTACCTGGTGCCCAGCCGGGTCAACCCGGGCCGCTTCTACGCCCTGCCCCAGTCGCCGCAGCTTTTCAAGCAGCTGCTCATGTGTGCCGGTCTGGAGCGCTACTACCAGATCGTCAAGTGCTTCCGGGACGAGGATCTGCGGGCGGACCGCCAGCCGGAGTTCACCCAGGTGGACATGGAGCTGTCCTTTGTGGATGAGGCCGAGATCCAAGGCCTCATCGAGGGCATGCTGCAGGCGCTTTTCCGGGAGGTGCTGGGCAGGGAGCTGGCTGCCCCTTTCCCCAGCCTGACGTACGGGGAGGCCATGGCTCGCTTCGGGGTGGACAAGCCCGACCTGCGCTTCGGCCTGGAGCTTGTGGACCTCACCGCCATCGTGACCGACTGCCAGTTGACGGTCTTCCGCAACGCGGTGGCCGCCGGCGGCCTGGTGAAGGCCATCAACGCCAAGGGCGCGGCCCACCTCTCCCGCAAGGACCTCGACGACCTCACCGCCTTCGTCGCGCCGTTCGGTGCCAAGGGCCTGGCCTGGGTCAAGGTCAAGGAGGGCGGTGATTGGCAGTCGCCCATTGCCAAGTTCTTCACCGAAGAGGAGCGGACCGGGATGGCGGCGGCCCTTGGCATGGCCCCGGGCGACCTGGTGCTCTTCGTCGCTGACCAGCCCAAGGTGGTGCACCAGGCCCTGGCCGAGCTGCGCCTGGAGCTGGCCCGCCGTCTCGATCTGGTGGATCGGGGGGCCTTCTCCTTCCTGTGGGTGACCGATTTCCCCATGCTGGAATACGACGGCGACGAGAAGCGCTGGGTGGCGGTGCACCACCCCTTCACCGCGCCTCGGGACGAGGACCTGTCCCTTCTGGCCAGCGACCCTGGCGCGGTGCGCAGCCGGGCCTACGATCTCGTGCTGAACGGCTACGAGGTGGGCGGCGGCAGCATCCGCATCCACCGGAAGGATCTCCAGGAGCAGGTCTTCACCGCCCTGGGCATCGGGGCCGAGGAGGCGGCCGGCAAGTTCGGCTTTCTTCTGAACGCTCTCGAGCTGGGCGCCCCCCCCCACGGCGGCATTGCCCTGGGCCTCGACCGGCTGATGATGCTCCTGGCCGGCAAGGAGAGCATCCGGGACGTCATCGCCTTCCCCAAGACCCAGAAGGCCACCTGTCCCCTGACCGAGGCACCGGCCGCCGTGGCCCGCCGGCAGCTCACCGAGCTGTCCCTGCGGCCGGACTGGGAATGA
- the mltG gene encoding endolytic transglycosylase MltG, with protein sequence MRDRWLLLGSLLLGTPLWLALWLGGYAVLPGPGSAQEVRRVVIPAGTGLRGISRLLAEAGVIRPDVRFAVLARLRGQAGRLQAGVYRLSAGLAPVEVLAALVRGGTARQPVTIPEGLTAAAVADLLAGAGLADRERFLELTGSDTLAQELGIAATHLEGYLFPDSYALVPGMDEETIVRLMVNRFASVYQDLAHRYPGAALDRHGVVTLASIVEKETGRAQERPLVAAVFLNRLRLDMPLQADPTVIYGLERFDGNLTRQHLASDSPYNTYVHRGLPPGPIANPGRAALEAVLAPAAVPYLYFVAKNDGSHQFSTDFAAHSQAVRRYQGDSRRP encoded by the coding sequence ATGAGGGACCGGTGGCTGCTCCTGGGGAGCCTGCTGCTCGGTACGCCTTTGTGGCTTGCCCTCTGGCTGGGCGGTTACGCCGTCCTCCCCGGCCCGGGGTCGGCCCAGGAGGTCCGGCGCGTCGTCATCCCGGCGGGGACCGGGCTGCGCGGCATCAGCCGCCTCCTGGCCGAGGCCGGGGTGATCCGACCGGACGTCCGTTTCGCCGTCCTGGCCCGCCTCCGCGGCCAAGCCGGCCGGCTCCAGGCCGGTGTCTACCGCCTGAGCGCCGGCCTGGCACCCGTGGAGGTCCTGGCGGCCCTGGTCCGGGGGGGCACCGCCCGCCAGCCGGTCACCATTCCCGAAGGCCTGACCGCGGCAGCGGTGGCCGATCTTCTGGCCGGCGCCGGCCTGGCGGACCGGGAGCGTTTCCTGGAGCTGACCGGCAGCGACACCCTGGCCCAGGAGCTGGGGATCGCCGCGACGCACCTTGAGGGCTACCTCTTCCCGGACAGCTATGCCCTGGTGCCGGGAATGGACGAGGAGACGATCGTCCGGCTCATGGTCAACCGTTTTGCCTCGGTTTACCAGGACTTGGCTCACCGGTATCCGGGGGCTGCCCTGGACCGCCACGGGGTGGTCACCCTGGCCTCCATCGTCGAAAAGGAGACCGGCCGTGCCCAGGAGCGGCCCCTGGTGGCGGCGGTGTTTCTGAACCGCCTGCGCCTCGACATGCCGCTGCAGGCCGACCCGACGGTGATCTATGGCCTGGAGCGCTTTGATGGCAACCTCACCCGCCAGCATCTCGCCTCCGACTCCCCCTACAACACCTATGTCCATCGCGGCCTGCCGCCAGGCCCCATCGCCAATCCTGGCCGGGCCGCCCTGGAGGCGGTGCTGGCACCCGCCGCGGTGCCCTACCTCTACTTTGTGGCGAAAAACGACGGCAGCCACCAGTTTTCCACCGATTTCGCTGCCCATAGCCAGGCGGTTCGCCGCTACCAGGGCGACAGCCGCCGGCCGTGA
- a CDS encoding YjbH domain-containing protein, whose product MPFQWGRLSPGLTSLLVAVLLSASPADLQAASPPAIYPFPSHGGGSGLLDMPSARLLPDWTVRAGYTWADPYATYALSAALMPWLEVSGRLTEVSGLGTRFGAGYGDYKDKAIDVKVRLLEESGGHPAVAIGATDIHGTGLFTSRYLVLSRRLGALDLTLGAGQGILAGDQTKGAGSAGPASEDAAVDFLTSGETHTRLFGGAELHLTEELSAVGEYSSLEYETMFGLAQVSDPGSSPLNFGLRYRLTPHLLMSLTALRGERLGWSLAGIWPFEPEGMLPWKKQPYWVADEELRRRAASAGNDELALFIREEVVAEHFSNVQVAVSDRAVWLEIENPTYLSDVKAMGRAARATLSMLPERIEWLSVSLKTKNIILVTMTMGRQDFAAFLDNRLDAATLLTFSGLTTDGGEARRMFFWQEPSASPLTPEGGSSLLRYGVRPSWRTLLNDPSGFLKNNIGLVWHASLFPWTGVLGRLAVHTPLYNNVSTSNRVEEPNPSRTDFVSYMAQTDLRVETLAFDQVVDLPGHWLARGALGFFESAYGGFGAEIFRLAPSGRWGAGLESEWVWKRGLDREFHLQGAQDYRTLFCNLYGALLPAYGVDLGLKVGRFLAGDWGGRLDVSRTFRHFTVGVWYSITDTSGFVASYNRGYHDKGIYLTIPFSLFTDRDVPRKLSYSLRPWTRDPGQTVGQINALYPMANRGNPDTLSRHLDELRD is encoded by the coding sequence ATGCCTTTTCAGTGGGGACGTCTTTCCCCAGGGCTCACATCCCTCCTGGTCGCCGTTCTGCTGTCGGCCTCCCCTGCGGACCTCCAGGCTGCATCTCCTCCCGCCATCTACCCCTTCCCGAGCCATGGCGGCGGCAGCGGTCTTCTGGACATGCCCTCCGCCCGCCTGCTGCCGGACTGGACGGTACGGGCCGGCTACACCTGGGCGGATCCGTACGCCACCTATGCCCTGAGCGCCGCGCTTATGCCGTGGTTGGAGGTGAGCGGTCGGCTCACCGAGGTGTCCGGGCTCGGCACCCGTTTCGGAGCCGGGTATGGCGACTACAAGGACAAGGCCATCGATGTCAAGGTGCGCCTTCTGGAGGAATCCGGCGGCCATCCTGCCGTGGCCATCGGCGCTACCGACATCCACGGCACCGGCCTGTTCACCTCGCGCTATCTGGTCCTCTCGCGCCGCCTTGGTGCCCTGGACCTGACCCTGGGCGCTGGCCAGGGCATCCTGGCCGGCGATCAGACCAAGGGGGCCGGCTCGGCAGGTCCGGCCTCGGAAGATGCGGCGGTGGACTTCCTCACCAGCGGAGAAACCCACACCCGCCTCTTCGGCGGCGCCGAGCTTCACCTCACCGAGGAGCTGTCGGCGGTGGGTGAGTATTCCAGCCTGGAGTATGAGACCATGTTCGGCCTGGCCCAGGTGAGCGACCCCGGCAGCAGTCCGCTGAACTTCGGGCTGCGCTACCGCCTGACGCCGCACCTGCTCATGTCCTTGACCGCCCTGCGGGGTGAGCGTCTGGGCTGGTCCCTGGCCGGCATCTGGCCCTTCGAGCCGGAAGGGATGTTGCCCTGGAAGAAACAGCCGTACTGGGTGGCCGACGAGGAGCTCCGCCGCCGGGCGGCGTCGGCGGGCAACGATGAGCTGGCGCTGTTCATCCGGGAGGAGGTGGTGGCGGAGCACTTCTCCAACGTCCAGGTGGCGGTGAGCGACCGGGCGGTCTGGCTGGAGATCGAGAACCCCACCTATCTTTCGGACGTCAAGGCCATGGGGCGGGCGGCCCGCGCCACCCTGTCCATGCTGCCGGAGCGGATCGAGTGGCTCTCGGTGAGCCTCAAGACCAAGAATATCATTTTGGTGACCATGACCATGGGCCGCCAGGACTTTGCGGCCTTTCTCGACAACCGGCTCGACGCGGCAACACTGCTGACGTTTAGTGGGTTGACCACCGACGGCGGGGAGGCGCGGCGGATGTTTTTCTGGCAGGAGCCCAGTGCCTCGCCGCTGACGCCGGAAGGAGGCTCCAGCCTGCTGCGCTACGGCGTGCGTCCCAGCTGGCGCACCCTGCTCAATGATCCTTCCGGATTTTTGAAGAACAACATCGGGCTCGTTTGGCACGCCTCTCTTTTTCCCTGGACGGGCGTTTTGGGCCGGCTGGCTGTGCATACCCCCCTTTACAACAACGTCAGTACCAGCAACCGGGTGGAGGAGCCCAATCCGTCCCGTACCGATTTCGTCTCCTACATGGCGCAGACCGATCTGCGGGTGGAGACCCTGGCCTTCGACCAGGTCGTGGACCTGCCTGGCCACTGGCTGGCCCGGGGGGCGCTCGGCTTCTTCGAGTCAGCCTACGGTGGCTTCGGGGCCGAGATCTTCCGGCTGGCGCCGTCAGGGCGCTGGGGGGCGGGCCTGGAGTCGGAGTGGGTCTGGAAACGGGGGTTGGATCGTGAATTCCACCTGCAAGGCGCCCAGGACTATCGCACCCTTTTTTGCAATCTCTACGGGGCGCTGCTGCCGGCCTACGGGGTTGACCTGGGGCTGAAGGTGGGCCGGTTCCTGGCCGGTGACTGGGGTGGCCGTCTGGATGTCAGCCGCACCTTCCGCCACTTCACCGTGGGCGTCTGGTACTCGATCACCGATACCAGCGGCTTTGTCGCTTCGTACAACCGGGGCTACCACGACAAGGGCATCTACCTCACCATCCCCTTCAGCCTCTTTACCGACCGGGATGTGCCGCGCAAGCTCAGCTACTCGTTGCGGCCCTGGACCAGGGATCCAGGCCAGACGGTGGGCCAGATCAACGCTCTTTACCCCATGGCCAACCGAGGCAACCCCGACACCCTGAGCCGTCACCTCGACGAGCTGCGGGACTGA
- a CDS encoding UDP-glucuronic acid decarboxylase family protein has translation MTSYPASSPPYSSLARKRVLITGGAGFLGSHLCERLLARGCEVLCLDNFFTGTKANVEHLLASPYFEIIRHDICQPLFVEADEIYNLACPASPIHYQYNPVHTTKTSVMGALNMLGLAKRVRARILQASTSEVYGDPAVHPQREDYWGNVNPIGVRSCYDEGKRCAETLFFDYRRQHDLTIKVARIFNTYGPRMHPHDGRVVSNFIVQALQGQDLTVYGDGRQTRSFCYVDDLVEGLIRLMATDHAVTGPVNLGNPAEFTILELAEKVLAMTGSRGRIVFRPLPSDDPLQRRPDISQARAELDWQPQVDLDRGLVRTIDYFRCLLAEGTATVP, from the coding sequence ATGACCAGCTATCCTGCCTCCTCACCGCCCTATTCCTCCCTGGCCCGCAAGCGGGTGCTGATCACCGGTGGGGCCGGTTTTCTCGGCAGCCATCTCTGTGAGCGCCTGCTGGCCCGGGGCTGCGAGGTGCTGTGTCTGGACAATTTCTTTACCGGCACCAAGGCCAATGTGGAGCATCTGCTCGCCAGCCCCTATTTCGAGATCATCCGCCACGACATCTGCCAGCCGCTCTTTGTCGAGGCGGATGAGATCTACAACCTGGCCTGCCCAGCCTCGCCCATCCATTACCAGTACAACCCGGTGCACACCACCAAGACCTCGGTGATGGGCGCCTTGAACATGCTGGGCCTGGCCAAGCGGGTGCGGGCCCGGATCCTGCAAGCTTCCACCTCCGAGGTGTACGGTGACCCGGCTGTCCACCCCCAGCGGGAGGACTACTGGGGCAACGTCAACCCCATCGGCGTCCGCTCCTGCTACGACGAGGGCAAGCGCTGTGCCGAGACCCTTTTCTTCGATTACCGGCGCCAGCATGACCTGACCATCAAGGTGGCCCGCATCTTCAACACCTATGGGCCGCGGATGCATCCCCATGATGGCCGGGTGGTGAGCAACTTCATCGTCCAGGCCCTCCAGGGCCAGGACCTCACCGTTTATGGTGACGGCCGTCAGACCCGCTCCTTCTGCTATGTGGACGATCTGGTGGAGGGCCTCATCCGGCTCATGGCCACGGACCATGCCGTGACCGGCCCGGTCAACCTGGGCAATCCGGCCGAGTTCACCATTCTGGAATTGGCCGAAAAGGTGCTGGCCATGACCGGCAGCCGGGGGCGGATCGTCTTCCGGCCCCTGCCCAGCGACGATCCCCTACAGCGGCGGCCGGACATCAGCCAGGCCCGGGCAGAGCTGGATTGGCAGCCGCAGGTCGATCTCGACCGCGGTCTCGTGCGGACAATCGACTACTTCCGCTGCCTGCTGGCCGAAGGAACAGCGACGGTCCCATGA
- a CDS encoding metalloenzyme, which yields MNHIVFVIMDSCRHDTFVAAATPSVDAFAAANGTGVEKRYSYASWTSPAHYAYLMGMMPHTSPRGVFASEVYKEEFSKWVERIGQEGLSFRTFVPELSLPKVLKDLGYRTVARVSMPVLNPMTSMAVHFDDYRLMDSHNDFAGMIDGLDFGGPAPVFSFLNLGETHYPYMLQGEDLPHISGVHGVFKHMDDLLRDKGKGAGQPEEKRFFDPQEMERLRQQQVRCVEYLDGQYRRLFGKAPEGTHIIITSDHGELFGEDGYFGHGPVMHEKCFEVPFLEGKVTAGLKAQLAAPGGPPARKPGFLGGLFGRHS from the coding sequence ATGAACCATATCGTCTTCGTGATCATGGACAGCTGCCGCCACGACACCTTTGTGGCCGCGGCCACCCCCAGTGTGGACGCCTTCGCCGCCGCCAACGGCACCGGGGTGGAGAAGCGCTATTCCTACGCCTCCTGGACCTCACCGGCCCATTACGCCTATCTCATGGGCATGATGCCCCACACCTCCCCCAGAGGGGTGTTTGCCTCCGAGGTCTACAAGGAGGAGTTCAGCAAGTGGGTGGAGCGGATCGGCCAGGAGGGCCTGTCCTTCCGGACCTTTGTGCCGGAGCTTTCCCTGCCCAAGGTGTTGAAGGACCTGGGCTATCGCACCGTGGCCCGGGTCTCCATGCCGGTCCTCAATCCCATGACCTCCATGGCCGTGCATTTCGATGACTACCGGCTCATGGACAGCCACAACGACTTTGCCGGCATGATCGACGGCCTGGACTTCGGGGGCCCGGCGCCGGTGTTCTCGTTCCTCAACCTGGGCGAGACCCATTACCCGTACATGCTCCAGGGTGAGGATCTGCCCCACATCTCCGGCGTGCACGGTGTCTTCAAGCACATGGACGACCTGCTGCGGGACAAGGGCAAGGGGGCGGGACAGCCGGAGGAGAAACGGTTTTTCGATCCCCAGGAGATGGAGCGGCTCCGGCAGCAGCAGGTGCGCTGTGTGGAATACCTGGACGGCCAGTACCGGCGCCTGTTCGGGAAGGCACCGGAAGGCACCCATATCATCATCACCTCGGACCATGGCGAGCTCTTCGGCGAGGACGGCTATTTTGGCCATGGACCGGTGATGCACGAGAAGTGCTTCGAAGTGCCGTTTCTGGAAGGCAAGGTGACCGCTGGCCTCAAGGCGCAGCTGGCGGCCCCCGGCGGTCCGCCTGCCAGGAAGCCCGGCTTTCTGGGCGGGCTGTTTGGCCGTCACTCCTGA
- a CDS encoding nucleotidyltransferase domain-containing protein, whose product MADLVQLGRQLAEYFSFRPEVLAVYVFGSVAAGRERPGSDVDIAVLLQSARNLDRKALLDQWLPDLCRLLRRDVDILVLNDASDVARMQVFRRGRLVLAVDPGQLARFRMTSLVQYLDFLPHLRRMQARLMDRFASHGG is encoded by the coding sequence ATGGCGGATCTGGTTCAGCTCGGCCGGCAGCTCGCGGAGTACTTTTCCTTCCGGCCGGAGGTGTTGGCGGTCTACGTGTTCGGTTCGGTGGCCGCGGGCCGGGAGCGTCCTGGCAGTGACGTGGACATCGCCGTCCTGCTCCAGTCCGCAAGGAACCTGGATCGCAAGGCCCTTCTGGACCAGTGGCTGCCTGACCTTTGCCGGTTGCTGCGGCGGGATGTGGACATCCTCGTGCTCAACGACGCCTCGGACGTGGCCCGCATGCAGGTGTTTCGCCGAGGCCGGCTGGTTCTGGCCGTCGATCCCGGCCAGCTGGCCCGCTTCCGGATGACCAGCCTGGTGCAGTACCTGGATTTTCTGCCCCATCTGAGGCGGATGCAGGCGCGGCTCATGGACAGGTTTGCCAGCCATGGTGGATAG